A part of Bacteroidia bacterium genomic DNA contains:
- a CDS encoding SDR family NAD(P)-dependent oxidoreductase: MSLKQTYGSRALIAGASEGLGAAFARYLAAAGMDLVLIARRKEPLDQLAAELTSAYSVNVQNIICDLSDQDAASQISASLQGQEINMLVYNAALAYIGKFEDNDPEYYQKMAQANMVTPMNLLHLLGKPMLEKGRGACIMMASLAGFQGSGFLATYAASKAFDRILAESLWYEWKNRGVDVIACCAGATATPNYVNSNPGKTSPFAPKVQSPEAVVKECFSHLGKRPSFTSGRGNKIATFFMQNLLPRKMAINIMGDTARQMYGL, encoded by the coding sequence ATGTCGCTAAAACAAACCTACGGCTCTCGGGCCTTAATTGCAGGAGCATCCGAAGGATTGGGTGCTGCGTTTGCCCGTTATCTCGCTGCTGCCGGAATGGATCTCGTACTGATTGCCCGGCGCAAAGAGCCACTTGACCAGCTCGCTGCCGAACTTACCAGTGCCTATTCGGTCAATGTTCAAAATATCATTTGCGACCTCTCAGATCAGGATGCTGCCAGCCAGATATCCGCCAGCCTCCAGGGCCAGGAAATCAATATGCTGGTGTATAATGCCGCGCTCGCTTATATCGGAAAGTTTGAAGACAACGACCCCGAATATTACCAAAAGATGGCGCAGGCAAATATGGTTACCCCGATGAATCTGCTCCATCTTTTGGGAAAACCCATGCTCGAAAAAGGAAGAGGTGCCTGTATCATGATGGCCTCCCTGGCCGGATTTCAGGGAAGTGGTTTTCTCGCTACCTATGCTGCCAGCAAAGCCTTTGACCGGATCCTGGCAGAGAGCCTTTGGTATGAGTGGAAAAATCGGGGCGTGGACGTTATTGCCTGTTGTGCAGGAGCAACTGCAACCCCCAATTATGTAAACTCCAACCCGGGAAAAACAAGCCCTTTTGCCCCCAAAGTCCAAAGCCCTGAGGCAGTCGTAAAAGAATGTTTTAGCCATTTGGGTAAACGCCCGTCATTCACCAGCGGTCGGGGCAATAAGATCGCCACATTTTTTATGCAAAACCTGTTGCCCCGAAAAATGGCCATCAATATTATGGGCGACACAGCGAGGCAAATGTATGGGCTGTGA
- a CDS encoding NAD(P)/FAD-dependent oxidoreductase: MKIAVIGGGAAGFFSAISAKENHPHAHVVIFEKSQKLLSKVKISGGGRCNVTNGCTDVAELCKAYPRGGSKLKKAFHIFNTSHTMEWFESRGVPLTIQEDNCVFPVSQDSQSIIDCFMNEAKRLNIEIRTGAGIQALRQEGQKLVLDFISPGMTSEVFDKVIVATGGSPKRQGLEWLENMGHRIESPVPSLFTFNMPEEPVTRLMGIVVEQTLVSIQGTKLKSDGPLLITHWGMSGPAILKLSAFGARVLEEKNYEFKVQVNWVNEKNNDYVQEKLVNIMQEHPKKNLANFRAYALPERLWLYLLEKSSLSFEHKWGELGQKSLNKLITVLTNDIYSVKGKTTFKEEFVTCGGVSLQDVDLNTMQSKVCKNLYFSGEVLDIDAITGGYNFQAAWTTGFIAGKLQD; this comes from the coding sequence CCATTTCAGCCAAAGAAAATCATCCCCATGCGCATGTAGTGATTTTTGAAAAATCGCAAAAACTCCTCTCCAAAGTCAAAATATCAGGTGGCGGTAGATGTAACGTTACCAATGGCTGCACCGATGTCGCCGAACTCTGCAAAGCCTATCCACGCGGTGGCAGCAAACTCAAAAAAGCCTTCCATATTTTCAACACAAGCCATACGATGGAGTGGTTTGAGTCTCGGGGTGTGCCGCTGACCATACAGGAAGACAATTGTGTATTCCCCGTCTCCCAGGACTCCCAAAGTATCATTGATTGTTTTATGAATGAGGCAAAACGGCTGAATATTGAGATAAGAACTGGTGCCGGAATACAGGCCCTCCGGCAGGAAGGGCAAAAACTGGTGCTGGATTTTATTTCGCCCGGTATGACTTCCGAGGTTTTTGATAAAGTCATTGTTGCCACCGGCGGTTCTCCCAAAAGGCAGGGACTGGAATGGCTGGAAAACATGGGCCACCGGATCGAATCACCCGTCCCTTCTCTGTTTACCTTCAATATGCCCGAAGAACCCGTCACCCGGCTGATGGGCATTGTAGTAGAGCAAACGCTTGTAAGCATTCAGGGCACAAAACTAAAGTCCGACGGACCGTTGCTGATTACACACTGGGGCATGAGCGGCCCGGCGATATTAAAACTGTCGGCTTTTGGGGCGAGGGTGCTTGAGGAAAAAAACTACGAATTCAAGGTTCAGGTCAACTGGGTGAATGAAAAAAACAATGATTATGTGCAGGAAAAGCTGGTAAATATTATGCAGGAACATCCGAAAAAAAATCTGGCCAATTTCCGGGCTTATGCATTGCCGGAGAGACTGTGGTTGTATCTGTTGGAGAAAAGCAGCCTCTCTTTTGAACATAAGTGGGGCGAACTGGGCCAAAAGTCCCTCAACAAGCTGATCACTGTTCTTACCAATGATATCTATTCGGTAAAGGGAAAAACCACTTTCAAAGAAGAATTTGTAACCTGCGGAGGCGTGAGCCTGCAAGACGTGGATCTCAATACGATGCAGAGCAAAGTCTGCAAAAACCTTTATTTTTCGGGCGAGGTACTGGACATTGACGCCATCACCGGCGGGTACAATTTTCAGGCAGCCTGGACTACGGGTTTTATTGCGGGAAAATTGCAGGATTGA
- a CDS encoding discoidin domain-containing protein, with the protein MNSIISNILKLSGSFLILLGTSYSLHAQTELARGKVARQSSNYNASQGLAGKAVDGNTSGAWASASVTHTVGAGQANPWWEVDLGAVYDIEKIEIWNRTDCCAERLSNMQILIKQSASDAGQPFLTQSFTHRAGQTYPATFNGVKRGRYVRIQLNTAKEILSLAEVKVYGKTMAAPTPAPVTGSTEVARGKAASQSSNYNSSQGLAGKAVDGNTSGLWASGSVTHTTGAGEVNPWWEVDLGALYDIDKIEIWNRTDCCSERLSNMQVFIRNSAQDRGVPFLKENYYYKTGTTYPLSFTNSKRGRYVRIQVINPKAILSLAEVKVYGKAVVTSSSNPSPSNLVAESSSVWPNASNIPVCWETSGWDKEKKWVKEAVANSWEMKGNVTFTGWGQCSADAKGIRIKVSDEGPYASLLGSQLDGLKNGMVLNFSFNNWSPVLKKKRQYGIRATAVHEFGHALGFSHEHNRSDCGCDDKEPQGSYGDYAITDCDASSIMNYCSADWSNNGLMSNLDEQGIQILYGPSKKPASNETGILRLKNEGLTQIWFKVTYQTHGNVPKSEEVYLNFNESKDFKIDRWAVIKSVECQYKDLFTWRRTFLEGIFVFDYKDDIICYRVVGPNAWRCDTGIDE; encoded by the coding sequence ATGAATTCCATCATATCAAATATATTGAAGCTGTCAGGCAGTTTCCTGATACTACTAGGCACCTCATACAGTCTCCACGCACAGACAGAACTCGCCCGGGGCAAAGTCGCCCGTCAGTCCTCCAACTACAACGCCAGCCAGGGGCTTGCAGGGAAAGCAGTTGATGGCAATACCTCAGGGGCATGGGCCAGCGCATCCGTAACGCATACAGTAGGGGCCGGCCAGGCAAATCCCTGGTGGGAAGTGGATCTGGGTGCAGTCTATGACATCGAAAAAATCGAAATCTGGAACCGTACAGACTGCTGCGCCGAACGCTTGAGCAATATGCAGATACTGATCAAACAAAGTGCTTCGGATGCAGGGCAACCGTTTCTGACCCAAAGCTTTACCCACCGGGCCGGACAGACCTATCCCGCGACTTTCAACGGAGTCAAACGCGGCAGATACGTGCGTATTCAGTTGAATACGGCAAAGGAAATTCTCTCTCTGGCAGAAGTCAAAGTATATGGAAAAACCATGGCTGCGCCAACCCCTGCACCGGTAACCGGAAGCACAGAGGTTGCCCGGGGCAAAGCCGCCAGTCAGTCCTCCAACTACAACTCCAGTCAGGGTCTTGCCGGTAAAGCAGTTGATGGAAATACTTCGGGCTTATGGGCCAGCGGATCCGTAACTCATACGACAGGAGCCGGAGAGGTAAACCCCTGGTGGGAAGTGGATCTCGGTGCTTTGTATGATATTGACAAAATCGAAATATGGAACCGCACAGACTGCTGCTCTGAGCGCCTGAGCAATATGCAGGTTTTTATCAGAAATTCTGCTCAGGACAGAGGGGTACCATTTTTGAAGGAAAACTATTATTACAAAACTGGAACCACTTATCCGCTTTCCTTTACCAATTCAAAGCGGGGCAGATATGTGCGCATACAGGTGATTAATCCCAAAGCCATACTTTCCCTCGCCGAAGTGAAAGTATATGGAAAAGCCGTAGTCACCTCCTCCAGCAATCCGTCTCCCTCCAACCTGGTCGCAGAGAGTTCTTCCGTCTGGCCAAACGCCAGCAATATCCCCGTCTGCTGGGAAACTTCAGGCTGGGATAAAGAGAAAAAATGGGTGAAAGAGGCCGTAGCCAATTCGTGGGAAATGAAGGGCAATGTAACTTTCACCGGCTGGGGACAATGCAGTGCCGACGCAAAGGGAATCAGGATCAAAGTCTCCGACGAAGGGCCTTATGCCTCTTTGCTGGGAAGTCAGCTCGATGGACTGAAAAACGGAATGGTGCTGAACTTCTCTTTCAACAACTGGTCCCCTGTACTGAAAAAGAAACGCCAGTACGGAATACGGGCCACCGCCGTGCACGAATTTGGGCACGCACTTGGCTTCAGCCACGAGCATAACCGCTCCGATTGCGGCTGCGATGATAAGGAACCCCAGGGATCTTACGGAGACTATGCCATAACCGATTGTGATGCATCCTCTATTATGAATTATTGCTCCGCTGACTGGAGCAACAACGGGCTTATGAGCAACCTCGATGAGCAGGGAATCCAGATATTATATGGCCCTTCAAAAAAACCAGCAAGCAATGAAACGGGCATTTTACGGCTGAAAAATGAAGGACTTACCCAGATATGGTTTAAAGTCACCTATCAGACACATGGCAATGTGCCGAAGTCGGAAGAAGTGTATCTCAATTTCAACGAATCAAAAGATTTCAAAATTGACCGCTGGGCGGTTATCAAATCTGTTGAATGCCAGTACAAAGACCTGTTTACATGGAGAAGAACCTTTTTGGAAGGAATATTTGTATTCGACTATAAGGACGATATCATTTGTTACCGGGTTGTAGGCCCGAACGCATGGAGATGTGATACCGGAATTGACGAATAA
- a CDS encoding AraC family transcriptional regulator, giving the protein MIDTADMAEFNSSLKIARPSFYIIVAIKHAIGKVEIDMETYYISDNTLLFIAPGTRVNIEKLNIIEAIWLFFEGEFLDFFFQDKFFTFKFNFFHGPKALIPLPLTGVDFEDIHNLFRQIHSEKRAFKEDSHHFLRSSLYLLLIKLNRHYGTTFYSEGNVISDGRVLQFKQLLEKNIKELKTVQEFADKLGISKTYLNKLCQLHFSKPCSDLIAERTVLETKQSLIYSSADIAEIAYDYGFSEPSNFIRFFKKHTNTTPSAFRKEFSN; this is encoded by the coding sequence TTGATTGATACTGCCGATATGGCTGAATTTAACAGCTCATTAAAAATTGCCAGGCCGTCTTTTTATATCATAGTAGCTATAAAGCATGCGATAGGAAAAGTTGAAATTGATATGGAAACTTATTACATATCAGATAATACGCTTCTTTTCATTGCGCCGGGTACAAGAGTCAACATTGAAAAGCTCAATATAATAGAAGCGATCTGGCTGTTTTTCGAAGGTGAATTTCTGGATTTCTTTTTTCAGGATAAATTCTTCACTTTCAAGTTTAACTTTTTCCATGGTCCCAAAGCGCTCATACCCCTACCATTGACAGGCGTTGACTTTGAAGATATCCACAATTTATTTCGCCAAATCCACTCAGAGAAGAGAGCATTCAAAGAAGATAGTCATCATTTTCTGCGGTCTTCGTTATACCTGCTTCTCATCAAACTGAACCGACATTATGGAACAACATTCTACTCCGAAGGAAATGTAATTTCAGATGGCAGAGTGCTTCAATTCAAACAACTTTTGGAAAAAAATATCAAAGAATTAAAGACGGTTCAGGAGTTTGCTGATAAATTAGGCATTAGTAAAACCTATTTGAACAAGCTATGTCAATTGCATTTTAGCAAGCCTTGCAGCGACTTAATTGCCGAACGTACTGTACTGGAAACCAAACAGTCGCTCATCTATTCCAGCGCCGATATCGCAGAAATAGCCTATGACTATGGCTTTTCCGAGCCTTCCAATTTTATTCGTTTTTTTAAGAAACATACCAACACGACTCCTTCAGCTTTTCGCAAGGAGTTTTCAAATTGA
- a CDS encoding DUF1295 domain-containing protein, producing the protein MENIAAFFAPVLVYLIVFVLHILLPARKVVGYVKRTGLDEKLTYRLNGLLVLFVVVAGWFALGYTGLMAWEWLYLNRWYGLAGAIVAGLIFSLVLVVPYPSVKQSFLTDFFLGRLENPQLWNGKVDAKMYLYLVGAVMLALNVLSFAGYHHIQFGHEASAGIIASALLLSFFIVDYLTFEEVHLYTYDFFAERVGFKLGWGCIAFYPYFYSVPLWSTASLPPAHTPAWLLTLYVLIFFLGWGLSRGANLQKYYFKKDPQKAFLGITPETITDGKNHLLVNGFWGKSRHINYLGEILMATGIVLCTGHPLLFWPWLYPLYYVALLFPRQMDDNKRCALKYGPLWDEYVKKVPYKIIPYIY; encoded by the coding sequence ATGGAAAACATCGCTGCTTTTTTTGCCCCGGTTTTGGTTTACCTGATTGTATTTGTTTTGCATATTTTACTTCCCGCCCGCAAGGTGGTGGGGTATGTCAAAAGAACAGGATTAGACGAAAAACTCACCTATCGCCTCAACGGATTGCTGGTATTATTTGTGGTAGTCGCAGGTTGGTTTGCCCTGGGTTATACAGGTTTGATGGCTTGGGAATGGCTGTACCTCAACCGCTGGTACGGACTGGCGGGGGCAATAGTGGCGGGGCTTATTTTTTCGCTGGTGCTGGTGGTTCCGTACCCCTCGGTCAAGCAGTCATTTCTTACAGACTTTTTCCTGGGCAGGCTCGAAAACCCTCAGCTTTGGAATGGAAAAGTTGATGCAAAGATGTACTTATATCTCGTGGGTGCCGTGATGCTTGCGCTGAATGTGTTGAGTTTTGCGGGTTATCACCATATTCAGTTTGGCCATGAAGCCAGTGCCGGAATTATTGCTTCCGCACTCCTGCTCTCGTTTTTTATTGTAGATTATCTCACATTTGAGGAAGTGCATCTGTACACCTACGACTTTTTTGCAGAGCGGGTAGGCTTTAAGCTGGGCTGGGGTTGTATTGCTTTTTACCCGTATTTCTACAGCGTTCCTCTTTGGTCAACGGCCTCGCTCCCGCCTGCCCATACGCCTGCCTGGTTGCTGACATTGTATGTGCTGATCTTTTTCTTGGGCTGGGGCTTGTCCCGTGGCGCCAATCTCCAGAAATATTACTTCAAAAAAGATCCCCAAAAAGCTTTCCTGGGTATTACGCCCGAAACGATTACCGACGGAAAAAATCATCTTCTGGTCAATGGTTTCTGGGGGAAAAGCCGGCATATCAACTATCTGGGGGAGATACTGATGGCTACGGGTATCGTGCTCTGCACAGGTCATCCGCTGCTTTTCTGGCCGTGGCTGTATCCGTTGTATTACGTTGCCCTGCTATTTCCCCGGCAAATGGATGACAACAAACGCTGTGCGCTCAAATATGGCCCACTCTGGGATGAATATGTAAAGAAAGTACCTTACAAAATCATTCCTTATATCTACTGA
- a CDS encoding MBL fold metallo-hydrolase yields the protein MIKDNSTSIHIKDFQGVKIHSFVAPYEYAANATHIIETANELVIVDGQFITPLAQAFRGYVDSLKKPINRVFISHGHPDHYFGYASAFADQKGYSLEAVNKIIAEWGPQMITNQKPTFGDLIPDQVLVPKHTVNAGTTETIDGLNYEFESVEGAENEIQLLIKLPEIGVVIAQDLVYSGVHLWLGMGWFDNWMNELQKVADLEGYNYILPGHGLPCIKDEVVNNIQYLKTAKAIHEKGLSADDFKKELLAAYPHRESLMMFDLYLGFLFGQMGSH from the coding sequence ATGATAAAAGATAACTCAACATCAATTCATATCAAGGACTTTCAAGGAGTAAAAATCCACTCGTTTGTAGCTCCTTATGAATATGCAGCTAATGCTACGCATATTATAGAAACTGCTAACGAATTGGTCATAGTTGACGGGCAATTCATCACCCCACTTGCACAGGCTTTTAGAGGTTATGTAGATAGTTTGAAAAAGCCAATTAATCGTGTTTTTATCTCTCATGGACATCCGGACCATTACTTCGGATATGCTTCAGCCTTTGCAGACCAAAAAGGGTATTCTTTAGAAGCAGTGAACAAGATTATTGCAGAATGGGGGCCACAAATGATTACCAATCAGAAGCCAACATTTGGCGACCTGATTCCAGACCAGGTGCTTGTTCCAAAACACACTGTGAACGCAGGAACAACTGAAACAATTGATGGACTAAACTATGAGTTTGAATCAGTTGAAGGTGCAGAAAATGAAATTCAATTACTCATCAAATTGCCAGAAATCGGTGTGGTGATTGCTCAAGACCTAGTTTACAGTGGAGTGCACCTTTGGTTAGGCATGGGATGGTTTGACAATTGGATGAATGAGCTTCAAAAAGTTGCTGACTTAGAAGGCTACAATTACATTCTTCCAGGTCATGGTCTGCCTTGCATCAAAGATGAAGTAGTCAACAATATCCAATATTTAAAGACCGCAAAAGCCATTCATGAAAAAGGTTTAAGTGCCGATGACTTTAAAAAAGAACTGCTTGCGGCTTATCCACACAGAGAATCATTAATGATGTTCGACCTGTATTTAGGGTTTCTTTTTGGTCAAATGGGCAGTCATTAA
- a CDS encoding ATP-binding protein, producing MKPRSNHTFRNILISVFAFFSLFGCIKAQNIILNDQLVDFRDSLSIHPFAQILTVSEGKLSFDEVAKMNVGDDFEPFDNIPAPIQNKGTYWLHVEMTNPDSIEKQWVLFLGYEQEVEVFGAGQEVLLGTMIPQSEKKGNLEPGLFLRDEGFSGQILLKLKAKETRTIYLRIKRTRNQPRFLHVILFTTDFWEKITQPEFRHFNQGVYQGMIWALILYHLLFFFTTRDPAYLLYCIYMASISMLTLGDFGYWYSLLENYPFAAWITLLFLQYFVGIMTFVFMQSFVQLKRLMPKWNQRVTWFIRANMILLLTQAVIYLITQDYAVVQFGKWLIVPFAVVGIFFCYLLIRSRDTVALYFAVAGVVLSVVIMVNGIFQLLEGKQILLETPYHHYYMTQIAAIVHLMTFAIGMGFRRRQIDMEKQRVVELDTLKTRLYTNITHEFRTPLTVIMGMNEQIQGHEQEKKLIRRNSQNLLRLINQLLDLSRLDSGKLELHKINGDIVSYLQYLTESFHSMAAEKNIRLTFYSEIPSLTMDYDEVKLQHIVYNLLSNAIKFTPEKGKIVFHIRAIQKKEMSFLQMIVQDNGIGISPQHLPHIFDRFYQADDSSTRKGEGTGIGLALTRELIDLMGGKITVTSDPEKGGSEFKIWLPVENKSEKQAEQPSLPDLETLPLPGRVEPGLEKEDFDNIYRPILLLIEDNPDVIVYIRTLLQADYQIYFEENGQKGIDKALEIVPDIIISDVMMPEKDGYEVCQILKEDPRTSHIPIILLTAKASPEDRIEGLKYGADAYLTKPFNKEELHVRLQKLVELRRRLQIRYTEDIQETTSLKKSAQHPIEDAFIKKLREQVEAHIDDTEFGVSQLTESAEMSPIQLYRKLKALTDSSPSQFIRTIRLQKAKNMLINTNLTISEIAYDVGFSDPNYFSRMFLQMYRTSPGDFRKKNK from the coding sequence ATGAAACCGCGGAGCAATCATACATTCAGAAATATCCTGATCAGCGTGTTTGCGTTTTTCAGTCTCTTTGGTTGTATAAAAGCCCAAAATATTATCTTAAACGATCAGCTAGTCGATTTCCGGGATTCCCTTTCTATTCACCCATTTGCCCAAATCCTTACAGTATCTGAGGGCAAATTATCCTTTGATGAAGTCGCTAAAATGAATGTCGGGGATGATTTTGAACCTTTTGACAATATTCCCGCCCCAATACAAAATAAAGGAACCTACTGGCTTCACGTAGAAATGACCAACCCCGACTCCATAGAAAAGCAGTGGGTTTTGTTTCTGGGTTACGAGCAGGAGGTCGAAGTATTTGGCGCAGGACAAGAAGTGTTATTGGGAACGATGATTCCCCAGAGTGAAAAAAAAGGCAATCTGGAACCCGGACTTTTTCTCAGAGATGAAGGTTTTAGCGGTCAGATCCTGCTGAAACTGAAAGCAAAAGAGACGCGAACGATCTACCTCCGCATCAAAAGAACCCGAAACCAGCCGCGGTTTCTCCATGTAATTCTTTTTACTACAGACTTCTGGGAAAAAATTACCCAGCCGGAATTTCGTCATTTCAATCAGGGGGTTTATCAGGGTATGATCTGGGCATTGATTCTCTACCATCTGCTGTTTTTTTTCACAACCAGAGACCCTGCATATCTCCTCTACTGTATCTATATGGCCAGTATTTCAATGCTCACATTGGGGGATTTTGGATACTGGTATTCTCTGCTGGAGAATTATCCTTTCGCAGCCTGGATCACTCTGCTGTTTTTACAGTATTTCGTAGGGATTATGACCTTTGTGTTTATGCAGAGTTTTGTGCAATTGAAGCGACTAATGCCCAAATGGAATCAGCGGGTAACATGGTTTATCCGGGCGAATATGATACTGCTTCTGACTCAGGCAGTGATTTACCTTATTACCCAGGATTACGCCGTGGTGCAGTTTGGTAAATGGCTGATTGTGCCTTTTGCGGTTGTAGGCATATTCTTCTGCTACCTTCTGATCCGGTCGCGCGATACGGTTGCGCTGTACTTTGCAGTTGCAGGCGTGGTGCTGAGCGTCGTAATCATGGTCAATGGCATCTTTCAGCTTTTGGAAGGAAAACAAATCCTTCTCGAAACCCCCTACCACCATTATTACATGACTCAGATCGCCGCTATAGTTCACCTCATGACATTTGCTATTGGTATGGGCTTTCGAAGACGACAGATCGATATGGAAAAACAACGTGTCGTCGAGCTGGATACGCTCAAAACCCGCCTTTATACCAATATCACCCATGAATTTCGCACGCCGCTTACGGTCATCATGGGTATGAATGAACAAATTCAGGGACATGAGCAGGAAAAAAAACTTATTCGCCGCAACAGCCAGAACCTCCTGCGCCTCATCAATCAATTGCTGGATCTCTCCAGGTTGGATTCCGGAAAACTGGAACTTCACAAAATCAACGGAGACATTGTATCTTATTTGCAATACCTTACGGAATCCTTTCATTCTATGGCTGCCGAAAAAAATATCCGGCTTACCTTCTATTCGGAGATTCCCAGTCTGACCATGGACTACGATGAAGTAAAGTTGCAGCATATCGTTTACAACCTTCTGTCCAATGCTATTAAGTTTACCCCTGAAAAGGGGAAAATTGTGTTCCATATCCGGGCCATACAAAAAAAGGAAATGTCCTTCTTGCAAATGATTGTGCAGGACAACGGAATCGGTATTTCGCCCCAACATTTGCCTCACATCTTTGACCGTTTTTACCAGGCTGATGATTCCTCTACCCGAAAAGGAGAGGGAACCGGCATTGGTCTTGCCCTTACTCGTGAACTCATCGACCTGATGGGCGGAAAGATCACCGTAACCAGCGACCCTGAAAAAGGTGGGAGCGAGTTCAAAATATGGTTGCCCGTAGAAAATAAATCGGAAAAACAAGCGGAACAGCCATCACTACCAGATTTGGAAACATTGCCTCTGCCAGGCAGGGTAGAACCAGGTTTGGAAAAAGAAGATTTTGACAATATCTACCGGCCGATCTTATTGCTGATTGAAGACAATCCGGACGTGATTGTCTATATCCGGACGCTGCTTCAGGCCGATTACCAGATCTATTTTGAAGAAAACGGCCAAAAAGGCATTGACAAAGCGCTGGAAATCGTGCCTGATATTATCATCAGCGATGTGATGATGCCCGAAAAAGATGGATATGAAGTCTGTCAAATTCTGAAAGAAGATCCACGAACCAGCCATATTCCCATTATTTTGCTTACCGCCAAGGCATCCCCGGAAGACCGGATTGAAGGGCTGAAATACGGGGCAGACGCTTACCTGACCAAACCGTTCAATAAGGAAGAACTTCATGTTCGATTACAAAAACTCGTAGAACTTCGCCGCCGCTTGCAAATAAGATATACAGAAGATATCCAGGAAACTACCAGTTTGAAAAAATCAGCTCAACACCCTATTGAAGACGCATTTATCAAAAAATTGCGGGAGCAGGTAGAGGCCCATATAGATGATACGGAATTTGGCGTGTCCCAGCTAACAGAATCCGCTGAGATGAGCCCGATTCAGCTTTACCGTAAGCTAAAAGCACTGACAGATAGTTCGCCCTCACAGTTTATCCGTACCATAAGGCTTCAAAAAGCGAAAAATATGCTCATAAATACGAATCTCACGATCTCCGAAATCGCTTATGATGTGGGTTTCAGCGATCCCAACTATTTTTCACGAATGTTTTTGCAGATGTATCGCACTTCCCCCGGTGATTTCAGGAAAAAAAATAAATAG
- a CDS encoding discoidin domain-containing protein — protein sequence MKMHFFLRLYMVPMILIAGYSLHAQPEIAKGKPATQSSDYHPTLGQAGNAVDGNTSGVWANRSVTHTLDGGSAYPWWEVDLGEDYQIQRIEIWNRTDCCANRMNNMEILVKDESGNTTSFLHENYTYRADQTYPLTFTNEVTGRYVRIRLNTDYGILSLAEVKVYGNQTSVPEPDPYVYTDLGRPDPYRNLLNLEMINHSDWKIRYCFVPKYGGNSDWVVLNPNSSKGDSYFDITELKGVQIQWLDIVTWKTLNNMAYFSQYGQDWKFTVTGRVFPYQAIDLK from the coding sequence ATGAAAATGCATTTTTTTCTGCGCCTTTACATGGTGCCAATGATCCTGATTGCCGGCTATTCACTCCACGCCCAGCCGGAAATCGCTAAAGGAAAACCCGCTACTCAATCTTCCGATTACCACCCCACGCTCGGACAAGCCGGAAATGCGGTTGATGGCAATACTTCGGGTGTCTGGGCAAACAGATCGGTCACCCACACGCTTGACGGAGGATCTGCCTACCCCTGGTGGGAAGTAGATTTGGGAGAGGATTATCAGATTCAGCGGATAGAAATATGGAACCGCACCGACTGCTGCGCCAACCGGATGAATAATATGGAAATTCTTGTGAAAGATGAGTCGGGAAATACTACATCTTTCCTCCATGAAAATTATACGTACCGCGCCGATCAGACCTATCCCCTCACCTTTACAAATGAGGTAACTGGTCGTTATGTAAGAATCCGGTTGAATACCGATTATGGAATCCTTTCATTAGCTGAAGTAAAGGTGTATGGCAACCAAACATCTGTACCCGAACCTGACCCATATGTCTACACCGATTTAGGCAGACCTGATCCCTACAGGAACTTACTCAATTTGGAAATGATCAACCACAGTGACTGGAAGATTCGTTATTGTTTTGTTCCTAAATACGGTGGCAATTCAGACTGGGTGGTATTAAACCCCAATAGCTCAAAAGGCGATTCCTATTTCGACATAACCGAGCTTAAAGGTGTCCAGATTCAATGGCTGGATATTGTCACCTGGAAAACCCTCAACAACATGGCCTATTTTTCCCAATACGGGCAAGACTGGAAGTTCACTGTTACAGGCAGAGTTTTCCCTTATCAAGCCATTGACTTAAAATAA
- a CDS encoding lipocalin family protein — MLTIIFSMLATVSISQTLETVPFVDLKKFEGKWYEIASFPQRFQKGCNCTTAEYTLTDKGFVIVENRCNRGSIDGKQSYIKGKAFVVANSGNAKLKVQFFWPFRGKYWIIDLADDYSYAVIGHPNRKYLWILSRTPVMNDDTYQQIISRVKEKGFDISKIKLTRQI, encoded by the coding sequence ATGTTAACCATCATCTTTTCTATGCTGGCAACCGTTTCCATTTCCCAAACACTTGAAACAGTGCCTTTTGTCGATTTGAAAAAATTTGAAGGCAAATGGTATGAGATTGCTTCGTTTCCCCAGCGGTTTCAAAAAGGTTGTAACTGTACTACTGCTGAATATACATTAACCGATAAAGGTTTTGTAATCGTCGAAAACAGGTGCAACCGGGGGAGCATCGACGGAAAACAATCTTACATCAAAGGAAAAGCATTTGTCGTGGCCAACAGTGGAAACGCAAAGCTAAAAGTGCAGTTCTTTTGGCCCTTCAGAGGGAAGTACTGGATCATTGATCTGGCTGACGATTACAGCTATGCCGTCATTGGGCATCCCAACAGAAAATACTTGTGGATACTTTCAAGAACACCTGTGATGAACGATGACACCTATCAGCAAATCATTTCCAGGGTAAAAGAAAAGGGATTCGACATATCGAAAATTAAACTCACCAGGCAAATCTGA